In Myripristis murdjan chromosome 9, fMyrMur1.1, whole genome shotgun sequence, the following proteins share a genomic window:
- the mrpl41 gene encoding large ribosomal subunit protein mL41, with the protein MGVLSRLARGLVRGADRMAEFTSKRGSRTHNKDREARLTGLRLSSRKFVSIRAMIPEFVVPNLEGFKLKPYVSYRTPRGTEPPLTAESLFNTVAAPQIQKDFEEGNFNKDQLKKYGFEPTQEGKLFKLYPKNFVR; encoded by the coding sequence ATGGGTGTGTTATCAAGGCTGGCAAGGGGCCTGGTGAGAGGAGCAGACCGCATGGCTGAATTCACCAGCAAGCGTGGCTCAAGAACTCACAATAAAGACAGAGAAGCCAGGCTGACCGGACTGAGGCTCTCCAGCAGGAAATTTGTGTCCATACGGGCCATGATTCCAGAGTTCGTGGTTCCAAACTTGGAGGGATTCAAACTCAAACCCTATGTTTCATACCGCACGCCCAGAGGAACTGAGCCTCCTCTTACAGCAGAGAGTCTGTTCAACACAGTGGCAGCCCCTCAGATACAGAAGGACTTTGAAGAAGGAAATTTCAACAAGGATCAGCTGAAGAAATACGGGTTTGAGCCCACACAGGAGGGAAAGCTGTTCAAGTTATACCCCAAGAACTTTGTGCGGTAA
- the dph7 gene encoding diphthine methyltransferase isoform X2, giving the protein MAGKSKTRSLQVFDTELSADTVEWCPVPPSHHILACGTYQLHKGPDRAGDEDATPSRTGRLYLFEFGQKGHMSPPLTELQRLDTPAILDLKWCHVPLSEKPVLGMAAASGELQLYTLSVNQERHYSLQALSSLEVGVDRLALSLDWSTGRGDSDVRVVCSDSAGCISALCLAEGALMPLSQWKAHDFEAWISAFSYWDTQLLYSGGDDCKLKGWDLRMGPSSPTFTSKRHSMGVCSIHSNPHQEHILATGSYDEQVLLWDGRNMQQPLSQTSLGGGVWRLKWHPTHPHLLLAACMHNDFHILHCQQAQEGSGGACPILASYILHNSLAYGADWSHLPLDEPAPCSPTTAEPKKSFMEDGGHLRIQYESPTASFDTSLEDDAGRYIPEGATSPPTSSASGQALSPDGDSPLLSFLLASCSFYDHMLHVWRWDWTPDECTGQGLAEQAAAGDKLTP; this is encoded by the exons ATGGCTGGGAAGTCGAAGACTCGCAGTCTACAGGTGTTCGACACGGAGCTGAGCGCCGACACGGTGGAGTGGTGTCCTGTTCCGCCGAGCCACCACATCCTGGCATGCGGGACCTACCAGCTCCACAAAGGTCCAGACAGG GCAGGGGATGAGGATGCCACGCCCAGCCGAACTGGTCGTTTGTACCTGTTTGAATTTGGCCAGAAGGGACACATGAGTCCACCTCTCACTGAGCTCCAGCGCTTAGACACCCCAGCAATTCTGGATCTGAAATG GTGCCACGTTCCTTTGTCAGAGAAGCCTGTGCTGGGAATGGCAGCAGCCAGTGGAGAGCTGCAGCTTTACACACTGTCAGTCAATCAG GAACGCCACTACAGTCTGCAGGCTCTTAGCAGCCTGGAGGTGGGAGTAGACCGACTGGCGCTGTCATTAGACTGGTCCACGGGAAGAGGGGACAG CGATGTGCGGGTGGTGTGCAGCGACTCGGCAGGCTGCATTAGTGCTCTGTGCCTGGCTGAAGGTGCTCTGATGCCTCTATCCCAGTGGAAGGCCCATGACTTTGAGGCCTGGATCTCAGCCTTCTCTTACTGGGACACACAGCTGCTGTACTCTG GTGGGGATGACTGCAAACTGAAGGGTTGGGATCTGAGAATgggcccctcctcccccacttTCACCAGTAAGAG ACACTCAATGGGCGTGTGCAGTATTCACAGTAACCCACATCAGGAGCACATCCTGGCTACAGGAAG CTATGATGAGCAGGTTCTGCTGTGGGATGGCAGGAACATGCAGCAGCCTCTCAGCCAGACCAGCTTGGGTGGTGGAGTGTGGAGGCTGAAGTGGCACCCGACCCATCcacacctgctgctggctgcctgCATGCACAACGACTTCCACATCCTTCACTGCCAGCAAGCCCAGG AGGGCAGTGGAGGAGCGTGTCCCATCCTTGCCTCCTACATCCTCCATAACTCCCTGGCTTACGGAGCCGACTGGTCCCACCTGCCCCTGGACGAGCCCGCTCCCTGCTCCCCCACCACTGCAGAACCAAAGAAAAGCTTCATGGAGGATGGAGGACACCTGAGGATTCAGTATGAATCTCCCACTGCCAGCTTTGACACCTCGTTAGAGGACGATGCGGGACGATACATACCAGAGGGTGCAACATCGCCACCCACCAGCTCTGCGTCAGGACAAGCCCTCAGCCCAGACGGCGATTCCCCTTTGCTGTCCTTTCTGCTCGCCAGCTGCTCTTTCTATGACCACATGCTGCACGTGTGGCGCTGGGACTGGACTCCTGACGAGTGTACAGGCCAGGGCCTCGCTGAGCAGGCTGCAGCAGGGGACAAGCTTACACCATAG
- the dph7 gene encoding diphthine methyltransferase isoform X1, which translates to MAGKSKTRSLQVFDTELSADTVEWCPVPPSHHILACGTYQLHKGPDRAGDEDATPSRTGRLYLFEFGQKGHMSPPLTELQRLDTPAILDLKWCHVPLSEKPVLGMAAASGELQLYTLSVNQERHYSLQALSSLEVGVDRLALSLDWSTGRGDSSDVRVVCSDSAGCISALCLAEGALMPLSQWKAHDFEAWISAFSYWDTQLLYSGGDDCKLKGWDLRMGPSSPTFTSKRHSMGVCSIHSNPHQEHILATGSYDEQVLLWDGRNMQQPLSQTSLGGGVWRLKWHPTHPHLLLAACMHNDFHILHCQQAQEGSGGACPILASYILHNSLAYGADWSHLPLDEPAPCSPTTAEPKKSFMEDGGHLRIQYESPTASFDTSLEDDAGRYIPEGATSPPTSSASGQALSPDGDSPLLSFLLASCSFYDHMLHVWRWDWTPDECTGQGLAEQAAAGDKLTP; encoded by the exons ATGGCTGGGAAGTCGAAGACTCGCAGTCTACAGGTGTTCGACACGGAGCTGAGCGCCGACACGGTGGAGTGGTGTCCTGTTCCGCCGAGCCACCACATCCTGGCATGCGGGACCTACCAGCTCCACAAAGGTCCAGACAGG GCAGGGGATGAGGATGCCACGCCCAGCCGAACTGGTCGTTTGTACCTGTTTGAATTTGGCCAGAAGGGACACATGAGTCCACCTCTCACTGAGCTCCAGCGCTTAGACACCCCAGCAATTCTGGATCTGAAATG GTGCCACGTTCCTTTGTCAGAGAAGCCTGTGCTGGGAATGGCAGCAGCCAGTGGAGAGCTGCAGCTTTACACACTGTCAGTCAATCAG GAACGCCACTACAGTCTGCAGGCTCTTAGCAGCCTGGAGGTGGGAGTAGACCGACTGGCGCTGTCATTAGACTGGTCCACGGGAAGAGGGGACAG CAGCGATGTGCGGGTGGTGTGCAGCGACTCGGCAGGCTGCATTAGTGCTCTGTGCCTGGCTGAAGGTGCTCTGATGCCTCTATCCCAGTGGAAGGCCCATGACTTTGAGGCCTGGATCTCAGCCTTCTCTTACTGGGACACACAGCTGCTGTACTCTG GTGGGGATGACTGCAAACTGAAGGGTTGGGATCTGAGAATgggcccctcctcccccacttTCACCAGTAAGAG ACACTCAATGGGCGTGTGCAGTATTCACAGTAACCCACATCAGGAGCACATCCTGGCTACAGGAAG CTATGATGAGCAGGTTCTGCTGTGGGATGGCAGGAACATGCAGCAGCCTCTCAGCCAGACCAGCTTGGGTGGTGGAGTGTGGAGGCTGAAGTGGCACCCGACCCATCcacacctgctgctggctgcctgCATGCACAACGACTTCCACATCCTTCACTGCCAGCAAGCCCAGG AGGGCAGTGGAGGAGCGTGTCCCATCCTTGCCTCCTACATCCTCCATAACTCCCTGGCTTACGGAGCCGACTGGTCCCACCTGCCCCTGGACGAGCCCGCTCCCTGCTCCCCCACCACTGCAGAACCAAAGAAAAGCTTCATGGAGGATGGAGGACACCTGAGGATTCAGTATGAATCTCCCACTGCCAGCTTTGACACCTCGTTAGAGGACGATGCGGGACGATACATACCAGAGGGTGCAACATCGCCACCCACCAGCTCTGCGTCAGGACAAGCCCTCAGCCCAGACGGCGATTCCCCTTTGCTGTCCTTTCTGCTCGCCAGCTGCTCTTTCTATGACCACATGCTGCACGTGTGGCGCTGGGACTGGACTCCTGACGAGTGTACAGGCCAGGGCCTCGCTGAGCAGGCTGCAGCAGGGGACAAGCTTACACCATAG